A genome region from Marasmius oreades isolate 03SP1 chromosome 5, whole genome shotgun sequence includes the following:
- a CDS encoding uncharacterized protein (BUSCO:EOG09262X31) — MFSVQRSSGLLRSLSSRISGPSSLSRIQRSTYATEIQQATKSPDLTEALSRTSALFKTYKPVTPGLRHLKRPLTPHLYEGRPLRPLTVARRKNGGRNSTGRITVRHRGGGHKQRIRIIDFMRTEPGVHDVVRIEYDPGRSAHIALLKNRDPTAQGTKLWNYVIATEGMRAGDTVQSFRSGIPEGLVPGLVLEDKRKKKSGTTTTAANQGAEENTEQSLALGIFRALTLKSGNVLPLRLIPPGTVIHNISLSPQGPGILVRSAGSFALVMAHEESGKYTQVRLQSGEVRKILQDCCATIGQVGNYLWKNRSLGKAGRSRWLGRRPSVRGVAMNACDHPHGGGRGKSKSNKHPVSIWGWGTKGTRTRKPGPKGPKNSNKLVVRERPRGAEKKRKT, encoded by the exons ATGTTTTCAGTTCAGAGGAGTTCAGGACTGCTCAGGTCACTTTCCTCTCGTATCTCTGGCCCTTCGAGTCTATCTCGTATTCAAAGATCTACTTATGCCACAGAAATCCAGCAAGCCACAAAATCCCCAGACTTGACCGAAGCACTCTCGAGGACTTCCGCTCTCTTTAAAACATACAAACCCGTCACTCCAGGGCTTCGTCATCTAAAGCGACCTCTTACACCACATCTCTACGAAGGACGTCCTCTCCGTCCCTTAACCGTCGCGAGACGCAAAAATGGTGGTCGGAATTCCACGGGACGAATAACTGTTCGTCATCGAGGCGGTGGTCACAAGCAACGTATACGAATCATCGATTTTATGCGAACAGAACCCGGGGTGCACGATGTAGTGAGGATTGAGTATGATCCTGGGAGGTCAGCACATATTGCGCTGCTCAAAAATAGGGATCCAACAGCGCAGGGAACGAAATTGTGGAATTATGTTATCGCTACAGAGGGTATGAGGGCAGGCGATACTGTACAGAGTTTTAGGTCCGGAATACCGGAGGGCTTAGTCCCAGGGCTTGTTTTGGAGGACAAAAGGAAAAAGAAGAGTGGGACTACAACGACAGCGGCCAATCAAGGAGCAGAAGAGAATACCGAGCAGTCGCTCGCGTTGGGCATTTTCCGTGCACTGACGCTCAAATCCGGAAACGTCCTTCCTCTGCGTCTAATTCCACCCGGAACTGTTATCCACAACATCTCCTTATCACCCCAAGGGCCGGGAATCCTTGTCCGATCCGCAGGCTCTTTTGCCCTTGTCATGGCCCACGAAGAGTCTGGCAAATACACACAAGTCCGCCTACAGAGCGGTGAAGTCCGGAAGATTCTCCAAGACTGTTGTGCGACTATTGGTCAGGTTGGTAATTACTTGTGGAAGAACAGATCGCTGGGCAAGGCTGGACGTTCTAGATGGCTGGGTCGTAGGCCGAGTGTTCGTGGTGTTGCTATGAACGC GTGTGATCATCCGCACGGAGGTGGACGCGGTAAATCCAAGTCAAACAAGCATCCTGTGTCAATTTGGGGCTGGGGAACCAAAGGTACTCGAACGAGGAAACCTGGCCCGAAGGGACCCAAGAACAGCAACAAGTTGGTGGTTCGTGAAAGGCCACGCGGGGCAGAGAAAAAACGCAAAACTTAG
- a CDS encoding uncharacterized protein (BUSCO:EOG09262HKC) yields MDVPIECYIMQGENPLPDTIIQKFAKTGGELCKNVFLLSKSGLITTASGLRIACLGGIYNEDVYSSAEAAPGFASPFFSSHSIERLLSNTLTTTASSKQDYKSLASIQSSSSSSQLIDILISNTWSDSISQFSSIPIPNQETVLTTAPPLDDVMRRIKPRYHFAAGGGSPPSFWEREPFVWEDEPGGRVSRFVSLGAFGGEQPASGKKQRWFYAFSITPNAPPGPRPANATINPFTEGIARLPKRSLDDAVGENYIFGNIQHPGKRVKQDRPQNGKPPPGYKCRRCESTEHFINDCPERSKPPEGYVCKICNTPGHLVRDCPTRHAVGDTGGKKPKEGYVCRACGSDAHYLDDCPVANQRTSYSGGERGRGRRGPPKEIEPSECWFCLANPNLAKHLIVAIGTECYVTLPKGQIIPTQSAADHVDAPGGGHVLIVPISHFPTYTTIPSDLAPPIVDETEKYKSALRGFYAKHFCVPVFFEVGRISGKGGHAHVQAVPIPDRLKSKVEAAFITEGRSQGIDFEEDTDGALESCQGGRGGYFRVDLPDGGKMVHLIKEHVPFGIQFGRQVLVNLLGMPERLDWKACTLTEEEDRADAAAFKAAFAPFDPSG; encoded by the exons ATGGACG TTCCAATCGAGTGCTATATCATGCAAGGAGAGAACCCATTGCCAGACACTATCATACAGAAGTTTGCAAAAACCGGTGGAGAGCTCTGCAAGAACGTGTTTCTACTCA GTAAATCCGGTCTCATTACAACAGCAAGTGGCCTAAGGATAGCCTGTCTCGGTGGAATCTACAACGAAGATGTGTACTCGAGTGCGGAGGCAGCCCCA GGTTTTGCATCACCTTTTTTTTCATCACATTCCATCGAAAGACTATTGTCCAATACCCTCACCACAACAGCCTCATCAAAACAAGACTATAAATCTCTCGCATCGATCCaatcttcctcgtcctcgtcccaATTGATTGACATCCTCATAAGCAATACATGGTCAGACTCCATATCTCAATTCTCCTCAATACCTATACCGAATCAAGAAACTGTGCTCACCACCGCTCCACCGTTAGACGACGTGATGCGACGTATCAAGCCTCGTTATCACTTTGCCGCTGGTGGTGGCAGCCCACCATCGTTTTGGGAACGGGAACCGTTCGTTTGGGAGGATGAACCAGGCGGTCGGGTATCGAGATTTGTTAGTCTTGGAGCATTCGGTGGCGAGCAACCTGCATCAGGAAAGAAACAGAGG tGGTTTTACGCGTTCTCCATCACACCTAACGCACCCCCAGGACCTAGACCAGCGAACGCGACAATAAATCCCTTCACTGAAGGCATAGCAAGACTACCCAAGCGGTCATTAGATGATGCTGTAGGAGAAAACTATATCTTTGGGAACATTCAACATCCCGGGAAACGCGTCAAACAAG ACAGACCTCAGAACGGGAAACCACCACCGGGGTATAAATGTCGGCGGTGTGAATCGACAGAA CATTTCATTAACGACTGTCCAGAACGAAGTAAACCTCCTGAAGGATACGTTTGTAAGATTTGCAACACA CCCGGCCATCTCGTTCGTGATTGCCCGACGAGACATGCAGTTGGCGACACGGGTGGCAAGAAACCCAAGGAGGGTTATGTTTGTCGTGCATGCGGGAGCGATGCTCACTATCTTGATGATTGTCCTGTTGCGAATCAGCGTACATCATATTCTGGTGGGGAACGAGGACGGGGGAGGCGCGGACCACCGAAGGAAATTGAAC CATCCGAATGCTGGTTCTGTCTGGCGAATCCGAATCTAGC AAAACATCTCATAGTCGCTATAGGAACAGAGTGCTATGTTACTTTGCCCAAAGGACAAATCATACCTACACAATCCGCGGCTGATCATGTTGATGCTCCCGGGGGAGGACATGTTTTAATCGTACCCATCTCTCATTTCCCAACCTACACAACCATACCATCGGATTTAGCGCCCCCGATTGTGGACGAGACGGAAAA ATACAAATCGGCACTCCGAGGGTTCTATGCCAAACACTTTTGTGTACCTGTTTTCTTTGAGGTCGGTCGAATAAGCGGAAAAGGCGGGCATGCGCACGTTCAAGCCGTTCCGATTCCGGATAGACTCAAAAGCAAAGTTGAGGCCGCTTTCATAACCGAAGGGCGGTCCCAGGGAATCGACTTTGAGGAAGATACGGATGGCGCTTTGGAGTCTTGCCAGGGCGGTAGAGGTGGATATTTTAGAGTAGATCTACCGGATGGGGGGAAGATGGTGCATCTCATCAAGGAACATGTCCCATTCGGGATACAGTTTGGGAG ACAAGTCCTTGTGAACCTGTTAGGAATGCCCGAACGGCTAGACTGGAAAGCGTGCACACTcacggaagaagaggacagaGCTGATGCTGCAGCTTTCAAAGCGGCCTTCGCTCCTTTTGACCCAAGCGGATAA
- a CDS encoding uncharacterized protein (BUSCO:EOG09262HKC): MAESKTIKILTVGSAAGSIKELFAKVKAIDSKHGKFDFVLCVGDFFGPLGSSSQGQENLATLLDGEMDVPIECYIMQGENPLPDTIIQKFAKTGGELCKNVFLLSKSGLITTASGLRIACLGGIYNEDVYSSAEAAPGFASPFFSSHSIERLLSNTLTTTASSKQDYKSLASIQSSSSSSQLIDILISNTWSDSISQFSSIPIPNQETVLTTAPPLDDVMRRIKPRYHFAAGGGSPPSFWEREPFVWEDEPGGRVSRFVSLGAFGGEQPASGKKQRWFYAFSITPNAPPGPRPANATINPFTEGIARLPKRSLDDAVGENYIFGNIQHPGKRVKQDRPQNGKPPPGYKCRRCESTEHFINDCPERSKPPEGYVCKICNTPGHLVRDCPTRHAVGDTGGKKPKEGYVCRACGSDAHYLDDCPVANQRTSYSGGERGRGRRGPPKEIEPSECWFCLANPNLAKHLIVAIGTECYVTLPKGQIIPTQSAADHVDAPGGGHVLIVPISHFPTYTTIPSDLAPPIVDETEKYKSALRGFYAKHFCVPVFFEVGRISGKGGHAHVQAVPIPDRLKSKVEAAFITEGRSQGIDFEEDTDGALESCQGGRGGYFRVDLPDGGKMVHLIKEHVPFGIQFGRQVLVNLLGMPERLDWKACTLTEEEDRADAAAFKAAFAPFDPSG; this comes from the exons ATGGCAGAGTCAAAAACGATTAAAAT CCTCACTGTAGGTTCCGCAGCAGGTTCAATAAAAGAGTTATTCGCCAAAGTCAAGGCTATCGACTCGAAGCATGGCAAATTCGACTTTGTACTCTGTGTTGGTGATTTCTTCGGTCCTCTCGGTTCATCTTCTCAAGGTCAGGAGAATCTAGCCACACTCCTGGACGGAGAAATGGACG TTCCAATCGAGTGCTATATCATGCAAGGAGAGAACCCATTGCCAGACACTATCATACAGAAGTTTGCAAAAACCGGTGGAGAGCTCTGCAAGAACGTGTTTCTACTCA GTAAATCCGGTCTCATTACAACAGCAAGTGGCCTAAGGATAGCCTGTCTCGGTGGAATCTACAACGAAGATGTGTACTCGAGTGCGGAGGCAGCCCCA GGTTTTGCATCACCTTTTTTTTCATCACATTCCATCGAAAGACTATTGTCCAATACCCTCACCACAACAGCCTCATCAAAACAAGACTATAAATCTCTCGCATCGATCCaatcttcctcgtcctcgtcccaATTGATTGACATCCTCATAAGCAATACATGGTCAGACTCCATATCTCAATTCTCCTCAATACCTATACCGAATCAAGAAACTGTGCTCACCACCGCTCCACCGTTAGACGACGTGATGCGACGTATCAAGCCTCGTTATCACTTTGCCGCTGGTGGTGGCAGCCCACCATCGTTTTGGGAACGGGAACCGTTCGTTTGGGAGGATGAACCAGGCGGTCGGGTATCGAGATTTGTTAGTCTTGGAGCATTCGGTGGCGAGCAACCTGCATCAGGAAAGAAACAGAGG tGGTTTTACGCGTTCTCCATCACACCTAACGCACCCCCAGGACCTAGACCAGCGAACGCGACAATAAATCCCTTCACTGAAGGCATAGCAAGACTACCCAAGCGGTCATTAGATGATGCTGTAGGAGAAAACTATATCTTTGGGAACATTCAACATCCCGGGAAACGCGTCAAACAAG ACAGACCTCAGAACGGGAAACCACCACCGGGGTATAAATGTCGGCGGTGTGAATCGACAGAA CATTTCATTAACGACTGTCCAGAACGAAGTAAACCTCCTGAAGGATACGTTTGTAAGATTTGCAACACA CCCGGCCATCTCGTTCGTGATTGCCCGACGAGACATGCAGTTGGCGACACGGGTGGCAAGAAACCCAAGGAGGGTTATGTTTGTCGTGCATGCGGGAGCGATGCTCACTATCTTGATGATTGTCCTGTTGCGAATCAGCGTACATCATATTCTGGTGGGGAACGAGGACGGGGGAGGCGCGGACCACCGAAGGAAATTGAAC CATCCGAATGCTGGTTCTGTCTGGCGAATCCGAATCTAGC AAAACATCTCATAGTCGCTATAGGAACAGAGTGCTATGTTACTTTGCCCAAAGGACAAATCATACCTACACAATCCGCGGCTGATCATGTTGATGCTCCCGGGGGAGGACATGTTTTAATCGTACCCATCTCTCATTTCCCAACCTACACAACCATACCATCGGATTTAGCGCCCCCGATTGTGGACGAGACGGAAAA ATACAAATCGGCACTCCGAGGGTTCTATGCCAAACACTTTTGTGTACCTGTTTTCTTTGAGGTCGGTCGAATAAGCGGAAAAGGCGGGCATGCGCACGTTCAAGCCGTTCCGATTCCGGATAGACTCAAAAGCAAAGTTGAGGCCGCTTTCATAACCGAAGGGCGGTCCCAGGGAATCGACTTTGAGGAAGATACGGATGGCGCTTTGGAGTCTTGCCAGGGCGGTAGAGGTGGATATTTTAGAGTAGATCTACCGGATGGGGGGAAGATGGTGCATCTCATCAAGGAACATGTCCCATTCGGGATACAGTTTGGGAG ACAAGTCCTTGTGAACCTGTTAGGAATGCCCGAACGGCTAGACTGGAAAGCGTGCACACTcacggaagaagaggacagaGCTGATGCTGCAGCTTTCAAAGCGGCCTTCGCTCCTTTTGACCCAAGCGGATAA